A region from the Lolium perenne isolate Kyuss_39 chromosome 4, Kyuss_2.0, whole genome shotgun sequence genome encodes:
- the LOC127296018 gene encoding uncharacterized protein C24B11.05, translated as MEFDERCLMVQEPKFDCLLFDLDDTLYPMSSGISSHVKTNIERYMVEKLGIEESKIENLGNLLYKNYGTTMAGLRAIGYNFDYDEYHSFVHGRLPYDNIKPDPVLKHILKNMRIRKLIFTNGDMIHAVRALKRLGLEDCFEGIICFETLNPPCLLPSCDQAAPEIFDIAGHFARSGSVDELPRTPVLCKPNVDAMEAALRIANVNPYKAIFFEDSVRNIQAGKVLGLHTVLVGTSHRVKGADHALESIHNIREALPELWEEAEKTEDVLYTDRVTIETSVTA; from the exons ATGGAGTTCGACGAGCGCTGCCTCATGGTCCAGGAGCCCAAGTTCGACTGCCTCCTCTTCG ACCTTGACGACACTCTGTACCCGATGAGCTCGGGGATCTCGTCTCACGTGAAGACGAACATTGAACGCTACATGGTCGAGAAGCTGGGCATCGAGGAGAGCAAGATTGAGAACCTCGGCAATCTGCTGTACAAGAACTACGGCACAACGATGGCCGGCCTCAGG GCAATCGGCTACAACTTTGATTACGATGAGTACCACAG CTTTGTCCATGGAAGGCTGCCCTACGACAACATCAAGCCCGACCCAGTTCTCAAGCACATTCTCAAGAACATGCGCATCCGCAAGCTC ATATTCACCAACGGCGACATGATCCACGCCGTTAGAGCCCTCAAGCGGCTTGGCCTGGAGGACTGCTTCGAGGGGATCATCTGCTTCGAGACCCTGAACCCGCCGTGCCTGCTGCCTTCGTGCGACCAGGCCGCGCCGGAGATCTTCGACATCGCCGGACACTTCGCCAGGTCGGGCAGCGTCGACGAGCTTCCCAGGACCCCCGTCCTGTGCAAACCCAACGTCGACGCCATGGAGGCGGCCCTCAGGATCGCCAACGTCAACCCCTACAAGGCG ATTTTCTTCGAAGACAGCGTGCGCAACATTCAGGCTGGCAAAGTACTCGGTCTCCACACAGTGCTG GTTGGCACGTCGCACCGGGTGAAGGGCGCAGATCACGCGCTGGAGAGCATCCACAACATCAGGGAGGCGCTGCCGGAGCTGTGGGAGGAGGCCGAGAAGACGGAGGACGTCCTCTACACCGATCGCGTCACGATCGAGACCTCGGTGACTGCGTAG